Proteins encoded in a region of the Puniceibacterium sp. IMCC21224 genome:
- a CDS encoding bifunctional alpha/beta hydrolase/OsmC family protein, with the protein MPTERLTFPGHSGDILSARLDLPDGPHLATAMFAHCFTCSKDIPAARRISARLAAMGIAVLRFDFTGLGHSQGEFANTAFSSNVADLLAASQALQDRGIAPKLLIGHSLGGAAVLRAAPDIASARAVVTIGAPFDPAHVTHNFGSALDTIREHGKATVDLGGRPFTITDSFVRDVEAANLAPILANLKKALLVLHAPRDAIVGIANAAEIFDAAKHPKSFVTLDDTDHLISDPNDAEYAADVIATWAGRYLELTPPAPPIGAPEGIVRVSEADPAGFLQDVQSGPYHHTLADEPMAYGGTNRGMSPYGLVAAGLGACTSMTIRMYARRKGWPLDHVRVDISHDKVHAQDADCVTEAKIDLFRRRITLEGALDNAQRQRLLEIADKCPVHRTLERTARVETELV; encoded by the coding sequence ATGCCAACCGAGCGTCTCACCTTTCCGGGCCATTCCGGCGACATATTGTCCGCCCGGCTCGACCTGCCTGACGGGCCGCATCTTGCTACGGCGATGTTTGCACATTGCTTCACCTGTTCCAAAGATATTCCCGCCGCGCGCCGGATCTCGGCCCGGCTTGCCGCGATGGGCATTGCGGTGCTGCGGTTCGACTTCACCGGCCTTGGCCATTCGCAAGGTGAATTTGCCAACACCGCCTTCAGTTCGAATGTTGCGGATTTGCTGGCTGCGTCGCAGGCGCTGCAAGACCGCGGCATTGCCCCCAAGCTGCTGATCGGCCATTCACTGGGCGGAGCGGCTGTGCTGCGCGCCGCCCCCGACATTGCCTCAGCCCGCGCCGTCGTCACCATCGGCGCACCATTCGATCCGGCGCATGTGACACATAACTTTGGCAGCGCGCTCGACACGATCCGCGAACACGGCAAGGCAACGGTAGACCTTGGCGGGCGGCCCTTCACCATCACCGACAGCTTCGTGCGCGATGTAGAGGCCGCAAATCTCGCTCCCATCCTCGCCAATCTCAAAAAGGCGCTGCTGGTTCTGCACGCGCCGCGCGACGCAATAGTGGGCATTGCCAACGCGGCCGAGATCTTTGACGCCGCCAAACATCCCAAAAGCTTTGTGACCCTTGATGACACGGATCATCTGATCAGCGATCCCAACGATGCGGAATACGCCGCCGATGTCATTGCCACCTGGGCCGGTCGGTACCTTGAGCTCACCCCGCCAGCCCCGCCGATCGGCGCGCCCGAAGGCATCGTGCGGGTTTCCGAAGCCGACCCGGCCGGCTTTCTTCAGGATGTGCAATCCGGACCGTATCACCATACCTTGGCGGACGAACCGATGGCCTATGGTGGCACCAACCGAGGCATGTCGCCCTATGGCCTCGTCGCTGCCGGGCTGGGGGCCTGTACCTCGATGACGATCCGCATGTATGCCCGCCGCAAGGGTTGGCCGCTGGATCATGTGCGCGTCGACATCAGTCACGACAAGGTCCACGCTCAGGATGCCGACTGCGTGACCGAGGCCAAGATAGACCTGTTCCGGCGCCGCATCACCCTTGAGGGGGCATTGGACAATGCTCAGCGGCAGCGCCTGCTGGAGATTGCCGATAAATGCCCGGTTCATCGTACGCTGGAACGCACCGCACGGGTGGAAACTGAACTGGTCTGA
- a CDS encoding TRAP transporter large permease → MTVALMFVGGLLALLMLGLHVATALILLAFGADLILSNGLLSASLGSIAWDKMNSFTLVAIPLFVMLGEILIRGGVADKLYSALSVWMNRLPGGLLHTNIYASTVFAATSGSSVATAATIGTIAIPELEARGYNRRLIYGSLASGGTLGVLIPPSILMIVYGTLAELSVSKLFIAAIIPGLLLAGMMSLTIVIVSVFIAPPTIATERVPLAQKLRMLWQVAPIFLVFLVVMGSIYGGLATPTEAAALGIVAALMLAACNGKLSVAMLHKAFAAAFRTTSMIMLIIVSAFCLNFIISLLGLPQDASRAITQAGLGPYALIWLLVLFYVILGCFLEAVAMMVTTVGIVVPIVIAAGFDPLWFGVFLTILMELSLITPPVGLNLYVIQNLRPKDSNINDVFIGIAPFVVAFLAFIAVIVYVPELVLWLPRNMSN, encoded by the coding sequence ATGACTGTCGCGCTGATGTTTGTTGGCGGGCTTCTCGCCCTTCTGATGCTTGGGCTTCATGTGGCGACGGCGCTTATCCTGCTCGCCTTTGGTGCGGATCTGATCCTGAGCAACGGATTGCTGTCAGCGTCGCTCGGCTCGATCGCCTGGGACAAGATGAACTCGTTCACTCTGGTCGCGATCCCGCTGTTTGTGATGCTGGGTGAAATCCTGATCCGCGGTGGAGTCGCGGACAAGCTGTATTCGGCCCTTTCGGTCTGGATGAACCGGCTGCCGGGTGGGCTGTTGCATACCAATATCTATGCGAGCACGGTGTTTGCCGCCACCTCGGGGTCCAGTGTTGCGACGGCTGCCACCATCGGCACCATCGCCATCCCCGAGCTTGAGGCGCGCGGCTACAACCGGCGTCTGATCTATGGATCGCTTGCCTCGGGGGGGACGCTGGGCGTGTTGATCCCACCAAGTATCCTGATGATCGTCTATGGCACGCTGGCCGAACTGTCCGTCAGCAAACTGTTCATCGCGGCGATTATTCCCGGTCTGCTTCTGGCGGGAATGATGTCACTGACCATTGTCATCGTTTCGGTGTTTATCGCACCGCCCACCATCGCAACCGAACGTGTCCCGCTGGCGCAAAAGCTGCGCATGCTCTGGCAGGTCGCGCCGATTTTCCTTGTGTTTCTGGTCGTCATGGGCAGCATCTATGGCGGTCTGGCCACCCCGACCGAGGCGGCGGCCCTGGGCATCGTAGCGGCGCTGATGCTGGCCGCATGCAACGGCAAACTGTCGGTCGCGATGCTGCACAAGGCGTTTGCCGCCGCGTTTCGCACCACGTCGATGATCATGCTGATCATCGTATCGGCCTTTTGCCTGAACTTCATTATTTCATTGCTCGGGCTGCCACAGGACGCATCGCGCGCGATCACCCAGGCCGGGCTGGGACCCTATGCGCTGATCTGGCTGCTGGTGCTGTTCTACGTGATCCTTGGCTGTTTTCTTGAGGCCGTCGCCATGATGGTGACCACCGTCGGTATTGTTGTCCCAATCGTGATTGCCGCCGGGTTCGATCCCTTGTGGTTTGGCGTGTTTCTGACCATCCTGATGGAATTGTCACTGATCACGCCGCCGGTCGGGCTGAATCTGTACGTTATCCAGAACCTTCGGCCAAAGGATTCCAACATCAACGACGTATTCATCGGAATCGCGCCGTTTGTAGTTGCCTTTCTCGCCTTTATTGCCGTGATCGTCTACGTGCCCGAGCTGGTGCTTTGGTTGCCCCGAAACATGAGTAACTGA
- a CDS encoding SDR family NAD(P)-dependent oxidoreductase: protein MTTDKPLNDRVAIITGAGGDIGRAIAMSFVEAGARVCLIDLAPVSIADFPEDRALTLACDITDPTAVDEMVATAARHFGRIDILVNNAAAEARIGKICDLPVEAWTQTLSVNLTGAYLLCRAGIPHLRRSKGVILNIASQLGHVTALGHAAYSASKAGLMSLTRTLALDHADEGIRAVSLSPGAVMTSRLIRRAGSEEDALALHAPRHPLGRIGTPDEVADAALFLVSDAATFITGSDLLVDGGYTLK from the coding sequence ATGACGACCGACAAACCACTCAACGACCGTGTGGCCATCATCACCGGGGCAGGCGGCGACATTGGTCGCGCGATTGCCATGAGTTTTGTTGAGGCTGGCGCGCGGGTCTGTCTGATCGACCTTGCACCGGTGTCCATCGCGGATTTTCCCGAAGATCGCGCCCTGACGCTGGCCTGTGACATCACCGATCCGACCGCCGTCGATGAGATGGTCGCCACGGCCGCGCGGCATTTCGGGCGGATCGACATTCTGGTCAACAACGCCGCGGCCGAAGCCCGCATCGGCAAAATCTGCGACCTTCCGGTCGAAGCCTGGACCCAAACGCTGAGTGTGAATCTGACGGGGGCCTATCTGCTGTGTCGCGCCGGGATACCGCATTTGCGCCGCAGCAAAGGGGTGATTCTGAATATCGCATCGCAATTGGGCCATGTCACCGCGCTGGGGCATGCCGCCTATTCCGCCAGTAAGGCGGGGTTGATGTCGCTTACCCGGACCCTTGCTCTGGATCATGCAGATGAGGGCATTCGCGCAGTGAGCCTGTCGCCCGGTGCGGTGATGACCAGTCGGCTGATCCGCCGCGCCGGGAGTGAAGAAGACGCTCTGGCGCTGCACGCGCCGCGCCATCCACTGGGCCGCATCGGCACGCCGGACGAGGTCGCAGACGCGGCGCTGTTTCTGGTTTCTGACGCCGCGACTTTTATCACCGGCAGCGATCTTCTTGTCGACGGCGGCTATACGCTGAAGTGA
- a CDS encoding biotin transporter BioY codes for MNLALNRNVLVDMFGATTGTGLRIKQAALIVAGIVLLAVAAKIKVPVPGSPVMISMGTFAVLTVGAAYGPRLGLATMLGWMIVGLMGYDVFQSSTADLNGIEYMMGGTGGYLVGYVLATLALGVLARAGWDRTAPKMAGAMLLGNVLIYVPGLIWLGMLYGWDKPILAWGLTPFLLGDAIKLALAALILPVIWKAVGRARG; via the coding sequence ATGAACCTGGCACTGAACCGAAACGTCCTCGTCGATATGTTTGGCGCGACGACTGGCACCGGGCTGAGGATCAAGCAGGCGGCGCTGATCGTAGCAGGGATCGTTCTGCTGGCTGTTGCCGCCAAGATCAAGGTGCCGGTGCCTGGATCGCCAGTGATGATCAGCATGGGAACCTTTGCGGTTCTGACCGTTGGCGCGGCGTATGGCCCACGTCTGGGGCTTGCCACCATGCTGGGCTGGATGATCGTCGGCCTGATGGGCTATGATGTGTTCCAAAGCTCGACCGCCGATCTGAATGGCATTGAGTACATGATGGGCGGCACCGGCGGGTATCTTGTCGGCTATGTGCTGGCGACGCTGGCGCTGGGTGTGCTGGCGCGGGCAGGCTGGGATCGCACAGCGCCGAAAATGGCTGGCGCGATGCTGCTGGGCAACGTGCTGATCTACGTGCCGGGCCTGATCTGGCTGGGCATGCTGTATGGCTGGGACAAGCCGATCCTGGCCTGGGGTCTGACCCCGTTCCTGCTGGGGGATGCGATCAAGCTGGCGCTGGCTGCGCTGATCCTGCCGGTGATTTGGAAGGCAGTGGGCCGCGCCCGCGGCTAA
- the purB gene encoding adenylosuccinate lyase, whose product MIPRYSRPEMVALWEPATKFRIWYEIEAHACDAQADLGVIPKANAEAVWKAKETEFDVARIDEIEAVTKHDVIAFLTHLAEIIGNDVARFVHQGMTSSDVLDTTFNIQLVRASDILIADIEGLLAALKRRAFEHKDTVRIGRSHGIHAEPTTMGLTFARFYAEMDRNLTRMKVARAEIATGAISGAVGTFANIDPAVEEHVCAQLGLTPEPISTQVIPRDRHAAFFATLGVIGSSIENISIEIRHMQRTEVLEAEEFFSAGQKGSSAMPHKRNPVLTENLTGLARLVRMAVVPAMENVALWHERDISHSSVERNIGPDTTITLDFALARLTNVIDKLVIYPDNMLANMNKFRGLVMSQRVLLALTQAGVSREDSYRLVQRNAMKVWEQGADFKTELLADPEVTAALSPAEIEDKFDLGYHTKHVDTIFARVFDSD is encoded by the coding sequence ATGATCCCCCGCTATTCCCGCCCCGAGATGGTCGCCCTTTGGGAACCCGCCACCAAGTTCCGTATCTGGTACGAGATCGAGGCCCACGCCTGCGACGCGCAGGCCGATCTGGGTGTCATCCCCAAGGCCAATGCCGAAGCGGTCTGGAAAGCCAAGGAGACCGAATTCGACGTCGCCCGGATTGATGAAATCGAGGCGGTGACCAAACATGACGTCATCGCATTTCTCACCCATCTGGCGGAAATCATCGGCAATGATGTGGCACGGTTCGTCCATCAGGGAATGACCTCGTCCGACGTGCTCGACACCACGTTCAACATCCAGCTTGTGCGCGCCAGCGACATTCTGATTGCGGATATCGAAGGGCTGCTCGCCGCGCTCAAGCGCCGCGCGTTTGAGCACAAGGATACTGTCCGTATCGGTCGCAGCCATGGCATCCACGCCGAGCCGACAACCATGGGTCTGACCTTTGCCCGGTTCTATGCCGAAATGGACCGCAACCTGACCCGAATGAAAGTGGCCCGCGCCGAAATCGCCACCGGCGCCATTTCTGGCGCTGTCGGCACCTTCGCCAATATCGACCCTGCTGTCGAAGAGCATGTCTGCGCCCAGCTTGGCCTGACGCCCGAGCCGATCAGCACGCAGGTCATCCCGCGCGACCGTCATGCGGCGTTTTTTGCCACGCTTGGCGTGATCGGATCGTCAATTGAAAATATCTCGATCGAGATCCGCCACATGCAGCGCACCGAAGTCCTTGAGGCCGAGGAGTTCTTTTCCGCCGGCCAAAAGGGATCGTCCGCGATGCCGCACAAACGTAACCCGGTGCTGACCGAAAACCTGACTGGCCTCGCCCGTTTGGTGCGCATGGCGGTGGTTCCGGCGATGGAAAACGTCGCGCTCTGGCACGAACGCGACATCTCGCACTCCTCGGTCGAACGCAACATCGGCCCTGACACCACAATCACGCTGGATTTCGCGCTGGCGCGGCTGACAAACGTGATCGACAAGCTGGTGATTTATCCCGACAACATGCTGGCCAACATGAACAAATTCCGCGGCCTTGTAATGTCGCAGCGGGTTTTGCTGGCTTTGACGCAGGCCGGTGTTAGCCGCGAAGATAGCTACCGACTGGTGCAGCGAAATGCGATGAAAGTCTGGGAACAGGGCGCGGATTTCAAAACCGAGCTGCTGGCCGACCCCGAAGTGACCGCAGCGCTGAGCC
- a CDS encoding TRAP transporter small permease subunit: protein MKRIIPSSEAALRAISHAACIVGGWLVILLSIGICVEVFLRKVFSESLQGIDEYGGYTLATTASLGLAYCFYEHAHIQIDVVVRKLPKRLGRVFAVIAILALGIVVGMLALGAIRLTDESYLFGAFSNTPLRTPIYYPQAIWAGGFCLFFLAIVLRLLHLLQTILLGDKDATSDLLGEARSGEDSQITRIQGIE from the coding sequence ATGAAACGCATCATCCCGTCCTCAGAAGCGGCCCTCAGGGCCATATCCCATGCTGCCTGCATCGTCGGTGGCTGGCTCGTGATATTGTTGTCGATTGGCATCTGTGTCGAAGTTTTCCTGCGAAAGGTGTTCAGTGAATCCCTGCAAGGAATCGATGAATACGGCGGCTACACCCTTGCGACCACCGCGTCGCTGGGGCTGGCCTATTGCTTTTACGAACATGCGCATATCCAGATTGACGTGGTGGTGCGCAAACTGCCGAAAAGGCTGGGCCGGGTGTTTGCGGTGATCGCGATCCTTGCCCTTGGCATCGTGGTCGGGATGCTGGCGCTGGGAGCGATCAGGCTGACGGACGAATCCTACCTGTTCGGTGCCTTTTCAAACACGCCGCTGCGCACCCCGATCTACTACCCGCAGGCAATCTGGGCCGGAGGGTTCTGCCTGTTCTTTCTGGCAATCGTGCTGCGGCTGCTACATCTGCTACAAACCATTCTGCTGGGGGACAAAGACGCCACCAGCGATCTTCTGGGCGAGGCGCGTTCCGGCGAGGACAGCCAGATCACGCGCATTCAGGGGATCGAATAA
- a CDS encoding TRAP transporter substrate-binding protein: MNTASKILSAAFVGALSSASMAQAADVTIKVLGFWGNQPQIDDVDRPMWEAIEAESDGRIEIQYLTLNEAGLKGDQALRFLKRGAFDIMTISPAYVSGDEPSLVAVDLPGLAYDYETLRKISDVYRPTMAERLERFDGVLLTHWPFNPQIVWCNEPVNSITDLKGRKVRVSGAPAADTLDQLGATAVNLTGGEVYQALQRGLVNCGSTGSTYGYSTKWHEVANHLYNFPLGSYSQVVQVANKTFWDTLSAEDQDMISAKMKEAEDKLWAMAPDVHNQGVVCATGQGECTLGGEPGSMTFTEVSASDKDILAEIVNTTIIPKWKESCTPIFPDCADRFDETIGKVIAAQ; encoded by the coding sequence GTGAACACAGCATCAAAAATCCTTAGCGCGGCGTTTGTTGGCGCCCTCTCGTCTGCTTCGATGGCGCAGGCTGCGGACGTGACAATCAAGGTCCTTGGGTTCTGGGGCAACCAGCCGCAGATCGACGACGTGGACCGCCCGATGTGGGAAGCCATCGAGGCCGAATCCGACGGGCGGATCGAAATTCAGTACCTGACCCTGAACGAGGCCGGCCTGAAGGGGGATCAGGCGTTGCGGTTTCTCAAGCGCGGTGCCTTTGACATCATGACCATCAGCCCGGCCTATGTCAGCGGCGACGAACCGTCTCTGGTCGCCGTTGATCTGCCCGGGCTGGCGTATGACTATGAAACGCTTCGCAAAATCTCGGATGTTTACCGTCCGACCATGGCCGAGCGACTAGAGCGGTTTGACGGTGTTCTGCTGACCCACTGGCCGTTCAATCCGCAAATCGTCTGGTGCAATGAACCAGTCAACAGCATCACCGACCTCAAGGGTCGCAAGGTCCGGGTGTCCGGCGCACCCGCGGCTGACACGCTGGATCAACTGGGCGCGACCGCAGTCAACCTGACCGGCGGCGAGGTCTATCAGGCGTTGCAGCGCGGCCTTGTCAACTGTGGCTCCACGGGCAGCACATATGGCTACAGTACCAAATGGCACGAGGTCGCCAACCATCTCTATAATTTCCCATTGGGCAGCTACAGCCAGGTTGTTCAGGTCGCGAACAAGACCTTTTGGGACACCCTCTCGGCCGAAGATCAGGACATGATCAGCGCCAAGATGAAGGAAGCCGAGGACAAGCTGTGGGCCATGGCCCCCGACGTCCACAATCAGGGTGTGGTCTGCGCGACGGGTCAGGGCGAATGTACCCTTGGCGGCGAACCGGGCAGCATGACGTTCACCGAAGTCTCTGCGAGCGACAAGGACATCCTGGCAGAGATCGTCAACACCACGATCATCCCCAAGTGGAAAGAAAGCTGTACCCCGATCTTCCCCGACTGCGCCGACCGCTTTGACGAAACCATCGGCAAAGTGATTGCGGCTCAGTAA
- a CDS encoding LysR family transcriptional regulator yields the protein MNVRYLEIFRAVMQTGSTLAAAELLSISQPAVSNQLRLLESQIGFSLFDRRSRRLVPTAEAHLFYERSRSFFEVLQSLDVYSEELRRGERGRLNFVCSPSLANGRIPEAIRRFHRDRSDVTLRLDMPSNERIIAMILAEMTEFGLTITPLEHPSLESSLLAKLPIYCVLPKNHALSKRAIIKPAELEGENLIAYPKHSEVGRIIDSILPVSGRAIEPFAEVRYISMALRLAEATLGIALVDGDTALAANPDLVAVRPVETDQFLPLVATHLKGQKLSLIAESFIADYIKVTTAQPG from the coding sequence ATGAACGTCCGCTATCTTGAGATATTCCGGGCCGTGATGCAGACCGGTTCAACCCTGGCGGCAGCTGAGCTGCTCAGCATCTCGCAACCGGCGGTATCGAACCAGCTGCGTCTGCTGGAATCTCAGATCGGTTTTTCACTGTTTGATCGCCGGTCCAGACGACTTGTCCCAACAGCCGAAGCGCACCTTTTCTATGAGCGTTCAAGAAGCTTCTTTGAGGTATTACAATCACTTGATGTCTATTCAGAGGAGTTGAGGCGGGGTGAACGGGGGCGGCTGAACTTTGTGTGCAGTCCGAGCCTGGCCAACGGTCGCATTCCCGAGGCCATTCGCCGGTTTCATCGTGACCGGTCGGATGTAACTCTCAGGCTCGATATGCCGTCGAACGAGCGGATCATCGCGATGATCCTGGCCGAGATGACCGAATTCGGACTGACGATTACCCCCCTCGAACACCCGTCACTCGAATCCTCTCTGCTCGCTAAGTTACCGATATATTGTGTTTTGCCTAAAAATCATGCGCTGTCGAAACGTGCGATCATCAAGCCAGCCGAACTGGAGGGCGAGAATCTGATCGCTTACCCCAAACATTCCGAGGTTGGTCGGATCATCGATTCAATACTGCCCGTGTCCGGGCGCGCTATCGAACCCTTCGCCGAAGTGCGCTATATTTCCATGGCCTTGCGCCTGGCCGAAGCGACATTGGGGATCGCGCTGGTGGATGGTGATACAGCCCTTGCGGCGAATCCCGATCTGGTGGCGGTCCGACCGGTGGAAACCGACCAGTTCCTGCCGCTCGTCGCGACACATCTGAAAGGGCAGAAGCTTTCGCTGATCGCCGAAAGTTTCATTGCAGATTATATCAAAGTCACAACCGCCCAGCCTGGTTGA
- a CDS encoding NAD-dependent epimerase/dehydratase family protein, which produces MTILLTGAGGFLGLNIVEALLAHAIPCVAVNDRPLPPEFSTRPGLTIEIADVRDRAAMAAILQRHDIQGIIHAAAVTLAPTSRMTGADTAFDVNAVSTAVLLDEARKVGVARFVYPSSTAVYGAALYDGTPITEDTPPRPVSVYGYTKLASERLVAETAKSYGSSCVCARITALFGPHERETTTRDMMSLPFQMAQQAMTGKPTVLPAGLQRDWTSSRDVAEALLHLATAPKLEAELYNLGIGAPWNPALLAGHLAVAFPTWQAGIGKPDGSDSTLTLHDDPSQARQPLIATRFERDFGFLFRTPDMACRDYIQWLQSCTNDPVPTPIRTPAIHHPTRDFVGYGPNPPDPRWPGGARIAVNIVVNYEEGAEESFGDGDALSEGGLTEGGGGAFTGRDLGAETMFEYGSRVGVWRLFRLLQQAGVPATVFGCAQALERNPQVAEAIRANGWDVCAHGDRWVRHQMLDAATEQRAIARAFDVIGTLCGEPPAGWYCRYAPSLRTRQLIADHGGFLYDSDSYADELPYWTQVGERDHLVIPYSLTLNDGKFARGNTATAGQFFEFLRDSFDLLYEEGETQPRMMNIGLHCRLMGHPGRALALQRFLRHIQSREKVWICRRVDIARHWMQEHPPKPD; this is translated from the coding sequence ATGACAATTCTGCTCACCGGTGCCGGAGGCTTTCTCGGGCTGAACATAGTCGAGGCGCTGCTTGCGCATGCGATCCCCTGCGTCGCAGTGAACGACCGGCCTCTCCCGCCAGAGTTTTCGACCAGACCCGGCCTGACCATCGAAATCGCGGATGTGCGTGACCGTGCGGCCATGGCCGCCATCCTGCAACGTCACGACATTCAGGGCATCATTCACGCAGCCGCAGTGACATTGGCGCCGACGAGCCGAATGACCGGTGCCGATACCGCGTTCGACGTCAACGCCGTCTCGACAGCAGTTCTGCTGGACGAGGCCCGAAAAGTCGGTGTGGCGCGCTTTGTCTATCCCAGCTCGACTGCGGTCTACGGTGCCGCACTCTATGACGGGACGCCCATCACCGAAGACACCCCACCCCGCCCCGTCTCGGTCTATGGCTATACCAAGCTGGCGAGCGAACGACTGGTCGCGGAAACGGCCAAAAGCTATGGCTCGTCTTGCGTCTGCGCCCGTATCACGGCGCTGTTCGGCCCCCATGAACGGGAAACCACGACCCGCGACATGATGAGCCTGCCGTTCCAGATGGCGCAACAGGCGATGACGGGGAAACCGACCGTGCTGCCTGCGGGCCTGCAGCGCGACTGGACCAGCAGCCGCGACGTGGCCGAGGCGCTCTTGCATCTTGCCACTGCGCCAAAGCTGGAGGCTGAGCTTTATAACCTTGGGATCGGCGCGCCCTGGAACCCTGCGCTGCTGGCCGGGCATTTGGCCGTCGCCTTCCCCACATGGCAGGCCGGGATCGGCAAGCCAGACGGCAGTGACAGTACGCTGACGTTGCACGACGATCCGTCACAGGCGCGACAGCCGCTGATCGCCACAAGGTTCGAACGCGACTTTGGATTTCTGTTTCGCACGCCCGATATGGCCTGTCGCGACTACATCCAATGGCTGCAGTCATGCACAAACGACCCGGTGCCGACACCCATCCGGACACCGGCGATCCACCATCCCACCCGCGATTTCGTCGGCTATGGTCCAAACCCGCCAGATCCGCGCTGGCCCGGTGGCGCACGGATTGCAGTCAATATCGTGGTGAACTACGAAGAAGGTGCCGAAGAAAGCTTTGGCGATGGCGATGCCCTCTCCGAAGGCGGACTGACCGAAGGCGGCGGTGGTGCATTCACCGGTCGCGATCTTGGCGCTGAAACCATGTTTGAATATGGCAGCCGGGTCGGCGTCTGGCGGCTGTTTCGCCTGCTCCAACAGGCTGGCGTTCCGGCAACCGTTTTCGGGTGTGCTCAGGCGCTTGAGCGGAATCCCCAAGTGGCCGAGGCGATCCGCGCCAATGGCTGGGACGTCTGCGCCCATGGTGACCGCTGGGTGCGGCATCAAATGCTGGACGCCGCAACCGAGCAACGCGCCATAGCGCGGGCCTTTGACGTCATCGGCACCCTGTGCGGCGAACCTCCGGCGGGCTGGTACTGTCGATATGCACCGTCGCTGCGGACGCGTCAGCTGATCGCCGATCATGGTGGTTTTCTATACGATTCGGACAGTTATGCCGATGAACTGCCATATTGGACGCAGGTTGGAGAACGTGATCATCTGGTGATCCCCTACAGCCTGACTCTAAACGACGGAAAATTCGCGCGTGGCAACACGGCAACCGCAGGGCAGTTCTTTGAATTTCTGCGCGACAGCTTTGATTTACTTTATGAAGAGGGCGAAACGCAGCCACGTATGATGAATATCGGCCTGCACTGTCGACTGATGGGCCACCCCGGACGCGCCTTGGCGCTGCAACGATTCCTGCGCCACATTCAGTCCCGGGAAAAAGTGTGGATCTGCCGACGCGTCGACATCGCCCGCCACTGGATGCAGGAACACCCGCCGAAACCGGATTAA
- a CDS encoding DUF6314 family protein, whose translation MGGPHSIVDFTGRWTLRREIADRQSGRHGQFDGDAEFLSDEDGLSYVERGQLRLEGQGAMTAERRYLWRATPSGVAVHFADGAAFHSFALGGGGAEAAHWCDPDQYDVTYEFQHWPRWRSIWEVRGPRKDYRMVSVFER comes from the coding sequence ATGGGCGGTCCCCATTCCATCGTGGATTTCACCGGGCGCTGGACGTTACGACGCGAGATTGCCGACCGACAATCGGGGCGGCATGGCCAGTTCGACGGAGACGCCGAGTTCCTGTCGGACGAGGACGGTCTGAGCTATGTCGAGCGCGGGCAGTTGCGGCTAGAGGGGCAGGGCGCGATGACTGCCGAACGGCGCTATCTCTGGCGTGCCACGCCGAGTGGTGTGGCGGTGCATTTTGCCGATGGTGCCGCGTTTCACAGTTTTGCGCTGGGCGGAGGCGGCGCGGAAGCGGCGCATTGGTGCGATCCGGATCAGTACGATGTGACTTATGAGTTTCAGCACTGGCCCCGATGGCGCAGCATCTGGGAGGTGCGCGGCCCGCGCAAAGACTACAGGATGGTGTCGGTTTTTGAGCGATAG
- a CDS encoding ureidoglycolate lyase, with product MNTTPLPTWITESGFAPFGTLVRHTGQPERHYLDMAFEDIAPQVRPRLWINSLNAAPQKITFAQIERHPFSPQSFLPLSAAVLLMAACPSKADGTPDTGKLRAFLLPPGTGIIYKRGVWHHGLLSPHGTCNVAVLMGQGDDQRDTEEYTLPTPLYFDRDTLPHSQP from the coding sequence ATGAACACCACGCCCCTTCCGACATGGATCACCGAATCCGGGTTTGCGCCCTTTGGCACCCTCGTGCGCCATACCGGTCAACCCGAGCGACACTATCTCGACATGGCGTTCGAGGATATCGCACCGCAGGTCCGTCCCCGGCTGTGGATCAACAGCCTGAACGCTGCCCCGCAGAAGATCACCTTCGCCCAGATCGAGCGTCATCCCTTCAGCCCGCAAAGTTTTTTGCCGCTGTCCGCAGCTGTCCTGCTTATGGCGGCTTGCCCGTCCAAGGCAGACGGGACACCCGACACCGGCAAACTCAGGGCATTTCTGCTACCGCCCGGCACCGGAATTATCTACAAGCGCGGCGTCTGGCATCACGGATTGCTTAGCCCCCACGGCACCTGCAACGTTGCGGTGCTGATGGGACAGGGCGACGACCAGCGCGATACCGAGGAGTATACCCTGCCTACCCCCCTCTATTTCGACCGGGACACCCTGCCGCACAGCCAACCGTAG